DNA sequence from the Pelecanus crispus isolate bPelCri1 chromosome 4, bPelCri1.pri, whole genome shotgun sequence genome:
TATGCTAGAGATACAGCTTAAATTCTATACGTACGTGTTTTTCAACTATGGCTTGTAGATATTCAACTCCTCCGCACAAGGCCCTGAAGAACCTCATTTAATCTAGAATTTAGCCATGCTTTGAGCAGATGACTGGACTACATTACCTCCAGGCAACCTTTCCACATGAAATTGTTCAGGGACTATTGAACATACATGTGATGCTCTGCAGGCAAATTAATTGTAAGGGCACATGGACAAGTAACCGTAACAGCTTGCAGAACCACTGTCGTAGCGCATGGTTTCCTAGTGAGTTTCTAGTTTCCTGTAtgagttttttggtttgtttctttttaaaggacatCAGAAATACCTCCTCCCCGAAGCATGTATCGATGTCTGACTGCTTGCAGCACTTTTCTACCATGGCAGTGAAACCATCAGCAATTGTCTTTATTTGTTCCTCTGTCATCGTGGGCTTGCGTTTAATGAGGTTGACAAGCAATCTGAAAAGAAAGCCACAATACACGGTTAATGCTACCTGTTATAGTTTGACTTCccaatttaaaatatgcaattcTATGCAGGCACAGCTCATTTATGAGGGTCATGTCTAGAGAAGTCTGTGTCTATCTGTGCCTCCAAACTCCCAGACTACCACAGCCATCTGTTTGCTTTTCGTTATCCCAGTTACAGGTGGGAAAAAACTTGTTGAAATGATCTGTATGTTATCTTAATTAAGTACATCTTAAGATTTGGACTGGCGGTGGACTTACATGAAACCGGTCAGCTAAGACATGGATTTTCTTTGGAGAAAATACCCTATTTTGCCTCTTCCAGACTACACGGTGTTATGCACTGACAAGCTCAGTACAAACACATAGTTTCATCCGGTTTACTCTCTGTTGCTAGTGAAGTGCCCGTCGGATGACAAAACGGGGGGTTTGTAGCTTTCAGAAGTTTTTCTACAAGGCATTTCTTTTGGCTTACTTCATCTGCCCTAAGTCCCGTTCAGCAGGAGGGGCCGTGCACAATTTTTCATCAAAGCTGAACATATCAGGATTAAATGCTGGAGGCACGTATTTGGTATCTACTCCCATGGCGGTGAAACACGGTCTCCTGTAAGCATAGGAGTCGCTGCAGCAGTGTGAAACATTGTCATTTATAGGTGTGGTCTCCTGTCTCTTGCACATATCCTGAATCACCATGCTCAGCTGAAAAGACAAGAAGGACGAACATGAGTTACACCTTCTacaacaacagaagaaatatgTGATGTTTGTGACACAGTAGCATAGCTGGAAGTGGAAGGTGTCGGATCTAAACACCTGCTCAGAAATGGCACGGTCTTAAAATTTAAAACGAATACTTATTCCTGGAGTTGAGCATTTCTTAATCTGCAAACAGTCTGCCCATCAGGCTACAATCAGCAAGTATGTagtgggtttgtgttttggtagtgttttttttttttttttttttaaggagactGTTTAGCTTTTCCGAATGCAAGCTGCCGCAGACCCAATCGTCTCACTTTTGCTTTCTGATGGAGAGCAAAGTTTAGCTGAAGTTTTCGCAAGCTACCGTCAGAGAACTATTTAGGTTCTCACGtccattaaaaatgaacatacTTTGAATTCTGTTAGGTAGATGCTTAGCCTGGGGTTGATGAAAAATCATAGTGAGTTTACTATTCTCATGAGAATTCAACTTCtctgagaacagaagaaatctcCAAGAGGAGTAGagcaaataaacaaatgtaCTCACGCTTCCCTCAGAACAAGGTAGGCGTCTGTCTTCAGGAAGGTGGCAGCACTTAGTGCCAATGTGTGTCATTCTCTTTCCAATTTCAATCAAGGTCTCAGTTGATACCTGAGGCATTTTCTTAGTGTAGCGGATCAGAAGTCTGAAAAAGTCATATCAAAATGACTGTTTGCTTACATTTGCAGAATGCTCAACTGAGCTAGACCACTGAAGTGAAAATAGAAGTGAAGACCAAATAGATTTGACCAAAGCAGCCGGCATCATTGTTTACACTCGAGAATATTTATCAGAAAGTACTTACGCTTTAAGAAAGTCTTGCTCGCCATGGGTATTGAGAAGCTCACAGTTTGTCTTTACAACCTCCTGAGTTTCTTTGATATGTTTGTTCAATTCCTCTTCCTGCAAACAAGTACAAATTTATGAGTAACGTTAGAGCAGGACATCCTTGTCACAGCCACACAAATATACCTTTTGACCTCTTCTAAATCttattttgtatgtatatatatgtaagaTACCCATTCTGCAAGGCCGATCACTTCGTATAGCCTGGATGGCGTAGGGAGGACTTGATTCTTATGTGAGTGTTAAGTTCTAACAGAAATGCCATTAAAAAGGCAGCAAgatttttgaaatttaatttaaactaaTTACCCATTGGACTTGCTTTCTAGACaatggggtttgtttgtttaaattggGTGGATATTTTTCAAGTATAGGATTATCAGCCGTGAGGGGAACATGGTCTTTCTTGGCCTTGGCCCTTGGCCGAAGCTGCCGGTGACTGAACTTGTGCCGTGACTCGTGTGCAATTCAGTTGAAGATTAGAAGGCCTAAGTTTAGGCGTCTCTATGTTAGCTGGCCGTGCAGGTTCCCATCGTAATCCACGAGCAGCCATACTCAGTATAGGCAGCAGAGCTCATAATTCAACTAACTAGCTATTAATCATCTTTTTTAGGACAAGCAGAATCACTGAGAGACAGATGCATCAGGCAGTTATGCGAGACTAGTCTGAAATTCCGTAGAGTGACGAGTGAAGTTACTCTGTGATCTGAGAAAACTCTGTATCCTTGTCATGGGCCCTGGACTGCTTCATTTCCTATCAGAACACTAACTTCCCCTGGGATTAGTCTCTCAAAATGCTTTCTGTCTGCTCTTCTGTAGGAGCTTCTCAACCCAATTGTTTCATGACAGGTACTGACCAAGCATTCTAGTTATCTGCAAAGAAAGCTTTGCACCTACAGCGTTTCCGTAGCATGCAGCAGGGTTGTCTGTTTTGCAGCACTTGTCCAGGAGTGCTTCATATCCCTTGGTAATTCTCAGAATCAGCTGCGTGGAGAGCTCAGGGTGTCTTCGTGCGTATTCATAAATAAACCTGAAAGACACACAAGCTGACAGAATTAGAGCTCCCAAATAACATGCTGCTGTCTCCATGTACAACACAGTAACTGACCATGACAGTTCCTCAGATGAGATCAGGTAAGGTGGACAATGAGCTTGGAATGCTGTTTGCTTGCTTTAGTagagtttttctgttgttctgttgTCTGCCAACAGGGCAAATGTGAGAGGAACAAAATAGTTCCCCGGGACAGAATCCTTCTTAAGCAGATGATGTCTGCGGGCATGCACAAAGCCCTCGAACAAAAGAAAGGCACTGATATATTCAGCTTTGATAAGTAGGACAATGTTGAACAGAAACGGTCACAAGGGATGAATGAGCAACTAGGGGTTCAACTAGGCCTGAAGCTACATTAGTGATATTGGGCTTCCATGTGGTCATCTCTTTTCTCCGTATGAACTTGAAACACCCAAGAGGACAGTTTTTCCAGGGTTGCAAAAGGCCATAGTCCAGAAAAGACAGAGGATCATTTGCGGGAACGTTCAAATGCAAGCAAGCGTACTGTTGGCACTACTTACTCTGACAAGAATGCGTCGTGGCCTGCCTCATAGCTTTTACACACTTCCTcatcttttatgtatttttcaacTAGTGAAGGAAGATTTTCAGGCTTGTCATCAAAATCTGCCTCCATAACGCACTGGCTTCGTTCCACAAGTGGCTTCTCACAGCAATCTTTGATTTTACTTGAGAAAACATCTTGTTTAGAGCACATTTGGGTAATAAGCTGTGCCTGTAAAGTTAAAACATACTATCAGACAAgctatgaaataataatttaaagacAGATTAATTAATCTCCTCTCTGTCTCTCAGACTCTTCCCTTTTCATTCAGGTCTCCTATTTACTTAGCACTTTCCTAAAGAAATGCTGTCTCCATATGAATAGAAATAATCAGAGGGATGGGCACATCCTGTGCGTGTTGAGCATGACATTCACGGGCATGGGGGAGAATGCGTTTGCCTCCCTGATCTTAGAAACTTTGAGAAGACAAACTCTGGAAAGCCAAGGAAAGTCAAGTCTGTCACAAGGATGCCTCATTTATCTTGCCAGTTCTGTCAGGTGCCCAGCTCTGATAGAggacaaaacatgaaaaacaccAGAGCTTCGTAAAGCCAACACTGGACACCAGGTGGTTCAAAAAGTGTGTCTACGTTCCAGCCAGGCAGGCAATTTTTAAATCATGTCACTATTGCACAGTTTTGCTAATCTTCCCATGCAGGCTGCTTTCTAGAGTTCATTGGTACTACAGGAAAGGCAGATTAATGGCGGTACACACAACAGGacggcaaaaaaaaagaaattgtggcttttttgcctctgctttcttttgctttgtttatgaTTGATTTGAAATGAGTAAATACCATCAAACAATCTCCCTGATAAATGTTTTGATCTCAACTAAATGCACACGCTATACTGTAAGTCACAGCTCGTTGCCCTCACGATCATAGAGGGCTAGATGTGGAACTGGTCCAAACCCTAGTTCCAGTAACAGCTGAGCTGGCCCTGAGTTTTTCAGTGGCTGAGGAACCTTCCAGCAGTGTTGAGTACAAGTTCCCTGGACTGTGAATGAATAGCTGCACAAACTCTTGACTTCCTAAACGTTGTTCAAGTAtgtaaacatttttgaaaaatacttagcTTACCCTGTCATCCATGCACTCTACCATGTCCCCTTCACAGCACTCTTGGTAGATACCCTTAATATCATGAACAATGTGAAGTAGTTCTGAGAATGGAGCCTGGGGATATTTCTGGCCCAAGAGAGCAAGTTTACTaggtggaaaagaagaaaaataccctTGTTTTAAAGCTCCATATTGAACAGAAAACGTGCAAGTCGCTAACACTTATGATACTGTAGATCAGCATTGTTTCAAGTAAATATCTGTTCATTCGTCACATCTAATTTCTGGTGACTAGACAAAAAGGGCATGGATACCTGCACCAGTAACCCAGTGCTCTTTTAAAAGAGACTGAAGGAAACAAGTTTGTGATTCTTCTGTTCTGAGTTGTATATGTAAGAATTGTGCCCTAGAATTCCCCA
Encoded proteins:
- the LOC104036026 gene encoding albumin-like, which encodes MKWVALISLIFLFSSATSRNLQRVARDTDHKSEIAHRYNDLKEETFKAVAMITFAQYLQRCSYDGLSKLVKDVVDLAQECVAHEDDPKCKKPLPTIFLDEICQVEKLRDSYGAMADCCSKADPERNACFLTFKIPQPDFVQPYQVPASDVICQEYQDNRVSLLGHFIYTVARRNPFLYAPTILSLAADYEHALQSCCKEGDVGTCLDEKAAAMREKAKKANMKQQYSCGVLEKFGERTFKASKLALLGQKYPQAPFSELLHIVHDIKGIYQECCEGDMVECMDDRAQLITQMCSKQDVFSSKIKDCCEKPLVERSQCVMEADFDDKPENLPSLVEKYIKDEEVCKSYEAGHDAFLSEFIYEYARRHPELSTQLILRITKGYEALLDKCCKTDNPAACYGNAEEELNKHIKETQEVVKTNCELLNTHGEQDFLKALLIRYTKKMPQVSTETLIEIGKRMTHIGTKCCHLPEDRRLPCSEGSLSMVIQDMCKRQETTPINDNVSHCCSDSYAYRRPCFTAMGVDTKYVPPAFNPDMFSFDEKLCTAPPAERDLGQMKLLVNLIKRKPTMTEEQIKTIADGFTAMVEKCCKQSDIDTCFGEEGANLIVQSRATLGIGV